A DNA window from Cobetia marina contains the following coding sequences:
- a CDS encoding SDR family NAD(P)-dependent oxidoreductase, protein MSQKLHGKVALIVGGASGIGLAIANLYHAEGATIAIADRDVEACGKAAKSLETRISTHVVDASDEMSVKNMIDSVIAKHQVIDVLVNSAGILDETPFLEMTSETFDRMIGINLRGVFLISRYVASHMVERKQGRIINIASQLALKGGVGLSHYCAAKAGVLGLTKSMARELAPYNVLTNAIAPGPILTPMLEGLSSEWIAAKEAELPLGRFGRAEEVAPTALMLAASPDGDLYLGQCLGPNSGDVM, encoded by the coding sequence ATGTCACAGAAACTTCATGGCAAGGTGGCTCTGATCGTCGGTGGTGCGAGTGGAATCGGTTTGGCCATCGCGAATCTGTATCATGCGGAAGGCGCTACCATTGCAATTGCCGATCGTGATGTCGAAGCCTGCGGCAAGGCTGCAAAGTCGCTCGAGACTCGCATCAGCACCCATGTCGTTGATGCCTCTGATGAAATGTCAGTCAAGAACATGATCGATAGCGTGATTGCGAAGCATCAGGTCATTGATGTATTGGTCAATAGCGCTGGCATTCTGGATGAAACTCCCTTCCTGGAAATGACCTCTGAGACCTTTGATCGCATGATCGGTATCAATTTACGCGGGGTCTTCCTGATCAGTCGCTACGTTGCCTCGCACATGGTCGAGCGAAAGCAGGGGCGTATCATCAATATCGCCTCACAGCTGGCACTCAAGGGAGGTGTGGGATTATCACACTACTGTGCGGCTAAAGCCGGTGTATTGGGGCTGACCAAGTCGATGGCACGAGAGCTGGCACCTTACAATGTTCTGACCAATGCGATAGCCCCAGGCCCGATTCTGACGCCTATGCTGGAAGGCCTGAGTTCCGAGTGGATTGCCGCAAAGGAGGCAGAGCTTCCTTTGGGACGTTTCGGTAGAGCGGAAGAGGTAGCACCAACGGCACTGATGCTGGCGGCTTCACCTGACGGCGATCTCTACCTCGGGCAGTGTCTAGGTCCCAATAGTGGCGATGTCATGTAA
- a CDS encoding SDR family NAD(P)-dependent oxidoreductase, producing MSSLTRDDGLAGKVAIISGAASGIGQALAVSYAKAGVKVVAGYYPSDPHDIEDTLSAVREAGGECIAVAVDVRDGDQCDSLAQAATEAFGQLDIAVAGAGILRQSPLETLSDDAWNDMLSVDLTGVMRVFRSASRVMKGPGAMVAISSIAGGVYGWDNHCHYAAAKSGLMGLVKSLAVELAPRGIRVNTLIPGLIETPQSLDPVNSLGPDGLVAAGKVIPAGRVGRADEVARTVRFLTSDDASYVTGQQLIVDGGLTVRWPS from the coding sequence ATGAGTTCCTTGACACGTGACGATGGTTTGGCTGGCAAGGTGGCGATCATCTCCGGGGCTGCCAGCGGAATTGGTCAAGCCCTGGCGGTCAGTTACGCCAAGGCTGGGGTAAAGGTAGTCGCAGGGTATTACCCCAGTGATCCTCATGATATCGAAGATACCTTGTCAGCCGTCAGGGAGGCTGGTGGCGAGTGTATTGCCGTAGCGGTGGATGTCCGTGATGGAGACCAATGCGACTCTCTCGCTCAGGCAGCCACTGAGGCTTTCGGGCAGTTGGATATTGCCGTGGCGGGAGCAGGGATTCTGCGTCAGTCTCCGTTGGAAACGCTATCCGACGATGCCTGGAATGACATGTTGTCGGTGGACCTGACTGGTGTCATGCGAGTATTTCGCAGCGCCTCGCGTGTCATGAAGGGGCCGGGTGCCATGGTGGCAATTTCCTCCATCGCTGGTGGCGTTTACGGATGGGACAATCACTGCCATTACGCGGCTGCTAAGAGTGGATTGATGGGGCTGGTGAAATCACTTGCAGTGGAGCTTGCCCCGCGTGGCATTCGAGTCAATACCCTGATACCGGGCTTGATCGAGACTCCTCAGTCGCTTGATCCGGTCAACTCGCTAGGCCCTGATGGTCTGGTTGCTGCAGGCAAGGTCATTCCGGCAGGGCGAGTAGGGCGTGCTGATGAAGTTGCCCGTACGGTACGCTTCTTGACCAGTGATGATGCTTCCTATGTCACCGGTCAGCAGTTGATCGTTGATGGTGGGCTGACGGTTCGTTGGCCGAGCTGA
- a CDS encoding MFS transporter — MTERTSNVIVKGQAASADEPWNAEITNKQIGYASLVCFIAWVASVYDYTLFGTLLPVIADDFGWTTAKATAVNTWATIGVFAVSLVVGTMLDRFGRKNTLILLVIGGALSSGLSGIAIGAASMVIIRAFSGFAVSEEVVNAVYLNEIYKKAKGRGFMFSLVQSGWPVGALLSAGMTAMLLPVVGWRGSFFVAACASIIVIVMAMKLPESPVFAAIKEVERRRKSGDAAGAAALAAEHDIEVNTGNNLGLKGVFGPELRRHTISLSLVWLFSWMAIQVFAVLGTTVLVEAKSVSFESSLYVLILANAVGFVGYLTHGWLGDRIGRRTTVMLGFLLGGIASVVMLLGPASDGFVYMMYAITLFFLLGPFAAILFYMGESFPAHVRGTGANVAHVMAPVGAIVGSGLVSVLLTAGVSMTWAAILAGSLPLMLSGLLMLGTRKVDHPEEDVLKEAVA, encoded by the coding sequence ATGACTGAACGAACGTCGAATGTAATAGTCAAGGGGCAGGCTGCAAGCGCAGATGAACCTTGGAATGCTGAAATTACCAATAAGCAGATCGGCTATGCTTCTCTGGTTTGCTTCATTGCCTGGGTGGCTTCGGTCTATGACTACACCCTATTTGGCACACTATTACCCGTGATTGCTGATGATTTCGGGTGGACTACTGCCAAGGCCACAGCGGTCAATACCTGGGCGACGATTGGCGTGTTTGCCGTTTCTCTGGTTGTCGGCACCATGCTTGACCGCTTCGGCCGCAAGAATACCTTGATTCTACTGGTGATCGGCGGAGCACTTAGTTCCGGCCTGTCCGGGATCGCTATTGGTGCGGCATCAATGGTGATCATTCGAGCTTTCTCAGGCTTTGCTGTCTCTGAAGAAGTCGTCAATGCCGTATACCTCAATGAGATCTACAAGAAAGCCAAGGGTCGCGGCTTCATGTTCAGTCTTGTCCAGAGCGGCTGGCCAGTAGGGGCGCTGCTGTCGGCCGGGATGACGGCAATGCTACTGCCAGTCGTTGGCTGGCGTGGCAGTTTCTTTGTGGCGGCCTGTGCGTCGATCATCGTCATCGTGATGGCCATGAAACTGCCGGAATCGCCGGTGTTCGCTGCCATCAAGGAAGTTGAGCGTCGTCGTAAATCGGGTGATGCTGCCGGGGCTGCCGCATTGGCTGCCGAGCATGATATTGAAGTCAATACAGGCAATAACCTTGGGCTCAAAGGGGTGTTCGGGCCAGAACTGCGTCGTCATACCATCTCGCTGTCATTGGTTTGGTTATTCAGCTGGATGGCGATCCAGGTCTTTGCCGTGTTGGGAACGACAGTCCTGGTGGAAGCGAAAAGCGTAAGTTTTGAAAGCTCTTTGTATGTCTTGATCCTGGCCAATGCGGTGGGCTTCGTGGGGTACCTGACACATGGTTGGCTTGGGGATCGCATTGGCCGTCGCACGACGGTGATGTTGGGCTTCCTGTTGGGCGGCATCGCTAGTGTAGTGATGCTGTTGGGCCCGGCCAGTGATGGCTTTGTCTACATGATGTATGCCATCACGCTGTTCTTCTTGCTTGGCCCGTTCGCCGCCATCCTGTTCTACATGGGGGAGTCTTTCCCGGCTCACGTCCGTGGTACAGGAGCCAATGTCGCCCACGTGATGGCCCCAGTGGGAGCTATCGTCGGTTCCGGTTTGGTCTCCGTGCTACTGACGGCAGGGGTGAGCATGACGTGGGCCGCTATCCTGGCGGGGTCTCTGCCATTGATGCTCAGTGGCCTTCTGATGTTGGGGACTCGCAAGGTGGATCACCCTGAAGAGGATGTTCTAAAGGAGGCAGTCGCATGA